cgcgcacgagctcggcgTAGCAGGCGAGGACGATGGCCAGGGCGAGCCCGACCAGCCCGGCCCCGACGGGGGCCGGCGCGCTCTGGACAACCCAGCACGCCATGCTCGTGGGCACCGCCATGGCGAGCGACCACTGCAGCACCTGCgcggccgccctcgccgcccaccTAGCGCGGCGACCGCGGACGCCCCCACCGCCCTCCGGGAGCGCGCACAGCGCCAGCAGCGACGTGAACACGCAGAAGCTGGCGAGCTGCGACGCGAAGACGGCCAGGAGCACGTACTCCTCGCACGCCGCCAGCtgcgcggcgaaggcggcgccgGCCACCAGGACCACCAGCGCCATCGTCCGCGTCGCCGTGGGCGAGGCGCGGGGGAACGCGTCGCAGCCGCAGGTGTCTCCGGACGACGGCACCTTCTCGCCTGCCACCACCGGCAGTAACGGCTGCTGCTTCTCCACGTCCGGCGCCCCCATCTTTGATTCCGCTTCCATTGCGCACGGTCCCGCGTGGAGCTGCACTGACAAATCCGTGCACTAGCAAGAGACACGATATATAATGCATAACAAAGCAAGAAAGGTAAACAAATGCATAAGCCGATAAAGCGCCACCACGGCGGAAACAAGAAAGACACGTCACAATGAGCTGATGCTCCATAAGCGAGCGATTTTTACGAGGCCAAGAATGAGCACACATCTGAGAATCTTAGGTAGCGACTGGAGATTAATTAGATAGGCAATGGCATTATAATTGGTAAATGTATCAGGATGATGTGATCCCAGCCTAAATTTTTGACCAGCGAACAGTGATAGATGTGGACACCCAGGTCACGTTTCTGGCCACCTAGCCTTTTTCCCATTTCTCTCCAAGGATAGGTCATGTCTAAGCACACCATCGTATGGTGACTGATGCTCGCCTGGATAGACACCCTTTTGAAAAATCTCAATGTGATTTCCAATTAGTGCTAGAGTAGACTATGAAATGACCAGGTGTTTTGGTGGATCATTCCAGCATCTTTTCTTAGCTGCCTAGAGTTCCATTAATGTAGTTGGTTCTTGGAAAACAGGAAACAAAAGAAGGTGAATTATCAACTTGTGCGTATTACATGGTTCCGTAAACAAATTATCTTTGTTCATATGCGGTTATTTGTTTAGTCACGGTTTTAGAACAGAAGCCCTGGACCATACAGGCATACAAGTACCTCAGCAATGCAGTTCTATAAAGAAAGCGTGAGCTAAAACTAAGGCTTCAGCCTGTATCTTTGCTCTTCATTGGGGGTAGATCGATTATGGACATAAGCTATGACAATTAAATGTCCAAACCAGCAAGAATGCATAAGCACCCCAGGCTGCAGCCAACTAGACAATTCCCACAGAAATCAGAAGTCAATTCTATGTAGAAACCTTTTATTCTGTTTCTTCAGTTTATACTTAAAACAGTAAAAAGGGTAACTACCAACAAAATTGCAGAcaatgtgaatatgtgatgctGTCAATGACTCAAACGGAGGGGTGATTACAATTATTCTGGCCACCACTTTTTTGGACAGGACAGGTCATTAAGTTTATTCTATTAGATTGATAGAACAACATGAACAGAGGATGTGAGTATGTGACTATGAGGTAACATTTAAATAAGCTCATTTGTAATATAACCAGACAAAAAGGTCCAGCCTTCACTTACTATTGTTTGAAGGCTTCAAAATATCAAGGATGccttttcccttttcatccTTATACGTTACAGGACTTCACAGATCAACCAATAAAAGATGAACTGGCCTAAGGCTACAACTCTATTAAGGGCCGCTGTTGGCACGAAATGGCATCTTCACTTGGCCCTTATTGACAATGCTGTGAATCTTCAAATGGACAATTTGTGCTTTTGTCAGGAAATGCTATGGCATTGCAGAATGCTATTGCACAAAAGCGCAGGTTAGAGCAAGCAAGCCTTTGGTGCGCTTTGAATAGACAGGCTTATGCATTCCTAGCAAGCTCAAGCTTCTGCAGCATCTGCTGCAGCCGTTCGCTCATCTTCAGTGGTAAGTCCCTCAATTAGCGAGATGTACGTGCTGTCATCAGGGGTGATGCCCTTCTCCACCATCTCTTTCATCAGGTTCTCGGCATCATCTCCCTGGCCATTCTTGCACAGCCCCTGTATCAGGGCATTGTATGTCAAAAGTGTTGGGTTGAACCCCTTGTTCATCATCTCATCCCTGACCCTCAAAGCATCCTTAATGTCACCCTTCATGCTGTAGCCGCTGATCAGTGTGTTGTAACTGACGAGGTCTGGCTGGATACCCTCCTTTGTCATCTTATCAATGATCCCGCGCGCTTCATCAAGACGGCCCAGCAAGCACAACCCCCTCATCAGCGTGTTGTATGTGACATCATCTGGGGcaatcctcttcttctccatctctGCCATGATCTCAAATGCCCTGTCCATATCTCCACCTGTACAGTGGCTATTGATCAGAGCATTGTACATGACAACGTCAGGCCTCATGCCCTTCTTTACAGCCTCGCGAAACAACCTATCTGCCTCCTGAACTTGCCCTTTCCTGGACAATGCATATATCAATGATGTGTAGGTCACCGCGGTCGCACGCACCCCTTTCCGAGACATCCCTTCAAAGACCTCCAATGCTTTCCTGTCATTACCTTCTTTGCAATACCCATTGATTAATATATTATAGGTGAACACATCTGGGGAAAGACCATTCCTCTCCATCTCCTCAAGCACTGTATAAGCATCTGATGCACGTCCAACCATGAACAACGCATGCACAAGTAAATTGTACGTTGCAACTGTCATTGCAACCCCCCTCTCTACCATATCCTCCCTGTATTGCAGCGCGACATCCAGTTTTCCCCTGTCACAGTAGGCTCCGATCAATGCGTTGTACATCACCGCAGTTGGCTCCACTTTTCCCTCGGCcagcatttcgtcgaacaccttgGCTGCGTCCTCGATACGGCCGATCTTGCACCACCCGGAGATCACCGTGGCGTAGGTGTACTTGTCGGGAGCGATGCCGCCGCGTTCCCGCATCTCGCGCATGACCTCCAGCGCCGCCTggacgcggccgcgcgcgcagAACCCGGCGATGACGGTGTTGTAGGTGACGGCGTTGGGGCGGGACATCTGGCGGAGCAGCTCGAGCGCGCGGACGGGCTTCCCCGTGGCGCAGAGGTGGCGGAGCATGATGTTGAAGGTGGTGGTGCAgagcgggaggcggaggcggtagATGTCGGCGAAGAGCGCGAAGGCCggggcggaggggagggaggagagcagCGGGTGGAGCGAGGCCACGGGGATGGGGACGGAGAGCGACTTGAGGCGTCCGTAGAGGCGGATGGAGGTGGCgtgggggcgcgcggcggcggaggcggcgaggaggaggtgcggcAGCGACGGGGACGCGGCGAGGTGCGGCAGCACGGCGAGCGGGCAGAGAGCCCGGTTCGCGGACAGCGCGGACTTGAAGAGCGcgagcgccgcggccggcgtcggcgccgcgcGGGCGGCAGCCGCCacggcggagggggaggtgggCGGCGCCATGGAGGTGCagggctggagcctggagggtGGTCGCACTCGCAGGTATAGTCCGCGCGCCGTGTTTAGTCAAGGCAGCCGGGACGACGCCGCGCCCGCCGGACTCGCTTGCAAGGCAGCTCGCTCGCTACTTTTGACGATGAGTCGATGCCTGGTGCATGTTCATGGGCCGGGCCGGCAAAGTACTGTTTCTGGCTCATTTTGctattatatttatataaacCAAACAGAAATGCACCGGCAAACTTTTCTGATTTTTGGCTTTCTTGTGAACAACCTCAATCCATGCGCTGGCACATTTTTCTTCCAAACTTTGTGATCACAAATGCACTTTGCACCACCATCACACCACAAATGAAAAAATATCGCAAAGATCATCTTTTAAAGTCACCAAGAAACTAAAAATTTGAGCAGAGACCTGCGAACATGAAATCTAAGACCAGATCCACCCAAACAAGATTTAAGTGCCAGACTAACAGGGTTATTCATGAGGCAAAAACTAAACCGACTGAAGGACTCAAGGAGGAAAAGACCTCCATGTAGAGAGAGGAAAGTTTAATGTCATAATAAGTCTATTGAAACTGACAATGTTCTGTAACTTATAAGTTCTTTGCTGAGCATATTAGCGAATGCAGGACTAACAAGGACAACAACAAATTCAAAATGATAAAAATAGTCAATAGGTGACATATTACATGAGACGTAACAGAAACCTAGTGACCCTCCAAGCTTGTCTGCAGATGGAATATGACACTAAATGCCAGCTCTTGACTTGCACCTCCTTCAGCATTCCTGAACTCGTACCCACTCTGCGACCAGTTGCATTTAGGTGACCCACTCTTGCAGTTCCAGGTAAGCAGTATTGCCCTATGCAGCTTATCCTACTTGAAGTTGCACTTTTAGCAAACCGGAATAAGCTACCAATCATTTTCAACACTGGAAAATGATCACCATAGCTTGACCACAACTTCTTTGGTTCCTTgacatcttcctcctcttcataaCGATGATGCTCTTCCTCTAGATCTTTCTCATGTTGATGCTCTTCCTCCATCATTCCTGAACTGGTACCCATTCGGGATAAGCTACCAATCATTTTCAACACTGGAAAATGATGGCTATAGCTTGAGATCAGAAGCTTTTGTTTTCTGacatcttcctcttcctcatgaTGTTGATCTTCCTCCTGCTCTTTCTCATGTTGATGCTCTTCCTCCAGCTCTTCCTCAAACTCTTCATCTTGCTCTCCTTCCTCATACTCTTCATCGTCCTCTTCTTTGGACACCCAATCCTTGCCATTTGGATAAGGTGGACTCGAAACAGGTGGCTCGAGCGTGTCATATTTGAATTCACCATAGTTGTAAACTATCTTCAGGGGATTCTGATGGTTTTCAATTCATACACTAACTTGATATTAACACCATCACGGTTCTAAATTTTCAGGACTGGCTGTCCTTTGATTATGAAGTTCAGACATCTTAGGTATTCTCTTGAGTAATACCCATATCTTTTGGCCTTAAATGCCAGAACCTCTCCTAGTGTGAACACTCGCAAATGATTAACAAAAGACTTCAATATCTTTTTTGAAAATGCACTCAATTTGTATCCCTTCTGATATATTAACTGCAAACAAAATAATTGTCTTCTTAACTTCATCAGATGCACTATTGCACTTATGCAAAACATCAAACTTCTCCATCATCGGAAGTGGTTCGAGTCTCACATCACTGATTACACCACCTGAAACTAGATCATTGTAGTTCACTCCTATTTTCAGAACTGTACATGCTGGGTCAAGTATGAACCTCTTGTCTTTATCTTTGTTCATCTCAAACATTATTAATACATTTATCATATTTCCAACCTATTAAGTACAAGTTTGACCCATAAATAAAGAACGTTATTACTACGTTTCTAATAGACTTATTATGACATTAAATCTTGTTTGGGTGAAGCGTGTCACAAATGCACTTTACACCACCATCACAccacaaataaaaaaagatcGCAAAGATCTGCACgaaaaatttctttttcttcttcaataAATCCACGCTAGCTGTGCTACGGAATGACCTTTTAGCACATGTTATGTGGAGAGAAGTAAGATAAAAGTGGCTGAAACAAATAGCCAATGAGTGAGTAACATGTACGAAACATAATTATAAGAACGAGAACCAACTAATGTCTCACTTGGAGAAAACATAACAGAAGGTTGGCTAAGAGCCCATTAGCCTTGCTACTCCTAACATGGCAATGTTTTATAAGCATTTTTCTAATCTTTTTATGTAGAAGTTTGTCAAATTTACAAGGAAACATTGCTGAGTATTTGGCTAAGACTTCGTCCATGCTCTTTTTCTAAGCAGTGAAAGGCTCTACACTTTTGTACAACTTTCACTAATCATTAGTACAAAAATATCGTGACCCAAGCACTACTAGAATTTGTTACCAACCTTCCTCAGCTTATGCTCAGTGGGCTAAATGCACTACAGTTCTTTGTTATAAGCCCATCGAGTAGACTGATGCTCATTATCCTGTTGAATTCTTGCCACCTGTAAATCGGCAAACCAACACCTTCACGGTCACAAAATATCTATTGTGTACAATGTAAACAAAAAATTCAACAATTCTTTTTTACATTTGGTAATTTACTAGGGATGAAATGTAGGAATTCACTAGATAGTAATTTAATTTACTATATATTGCAGCATTCCTATGGCACAAGCATCACAAAAATTAATCTTCATTtgtttcaaatgaaaaaaaatcaaactagtTCAAACTTACCATTGCGCCACAATCCTTCTTACAATGCATTTGATAGCACTCGAAGTTGTTACTAGGCATCCTTTTATTACATCTGCTTTCTGCGTGTACAAATATAATCATATGTTGCAACGCAGGAACACTCAAAAGGGGTAGATGTAAATCATTAAATGGCGTATCATGTCATATTCTCAAATTTCCAACACagttttcaaaataaatgtaacacccaaaaatccataaaaaaataatgtaagcaacGTGTGTGGTCTAGATTTTTTTCTAAGGACTTAATAAATTTCTTTAATTAAATCTCAACCTTTAACAATTTAAACAacatttgaaataattttagaatCAACGAGTGGTTGTTAGTGCTTTTCGTTTGCATTAGTTTTGTTTGAGTGTTTGCAAAACTTAAATCAAAATCTTCCTCAAActctctctttttcctccctCCCTAACCCAACCCATCCcgaccttttctttttcttttcttcggccCAGCAGACAGCAGGCCGCCGGCCTTTTTCCTTTGTCGGCCCGgcccacctcccctcccctctctcttcctcaccGACAGGTAGGCCCCACCTGTAAGGGACTtctcccacctccggccggcgccgccgcgcccgcgcccgagCGCCGCTCGGTCTCCCGTGTCActtcgcctcccgcgccgctcgccaccTAAAGCTACCCGCGTCCGCTCGCCTCCGGGCCGCCCTTCCCGGCTTCCTCTCCCCACCGAAACGGCCGCCCCACCACCCCTTTTTCCACCGCCAATCCCTCCCACCGGTGCCGTCTCCGCTTCCCCCCTCGCTCCTATAAAATCCCCCACCTCCACCTGGCACCCCTCCACCCCTTTTTCCGCCGCCAATCCCCACCGGAGCTGCCGCCCGCAccaagcgccgccgctcctgtctgccgccgccgccggtaagCACCTCCTCGAGTTCCCCTCGCCCTCCTCCGCTGCCTGCGCCACCCGCTCGGGCTCCCGCCGCGCCGGAGCGCCGGCGAGCTTCGCCGCCAGAGCCGGCCGGCCAGAGCTATGGTGTGATGAAGAAGCCCGCCTTCCTTCATTTTAGCCCTGGGAAATCTTGTAATTCGATATCTGTTCTTTGTGTCTTGCAATTTCATAGAAAACCCCCTAGGTAGATTAGATATTCCAATCTAACCAGAGCCATGCACTTTTACAGATCTAACCCTGCTCTTTTTCATATTTCTAGAACACTATTCGCTGTGTCTTGTCaatcttccttgctagcccctgtAACTATGGTTAATTTTGTTTAGGTCCTCACAACCTTGTTTACCTCGTACCTTCTTCGTTTTAACTACATTTTCAGCTATTCTCGCATTCACGCGATCGTCTCTGCGAGACCATTAGTTCTAGGAGTTTGTTTTAAGTCTTCAAAATTGTTTGGTGTATTATTTCTTATTTATTGTTTGTTTTGCTTGGGTGATCGTGTAGACAATGTGCCATTTGAGGAAGGCTAGGGGCAGCAATTAGAAGAAGATTTTCCGCAGTTTGTCGAGGAGCAAGTGGTTTCCCCTTCatattctttttcttcctaGTAATAGCATATTAATTCATTTTACTATTTCCTGTATTGCATAATTTGACGGGATACCTATTAAAGACCCACCTAGTCTTTTCCCCAACCCTTGAACACCGGATTTAAATCTTGTTGGGTAGAAATGCTTAGCTGCTTACTACGGGATGGTAACATTATAATTTTGAGAATATTAATCATGAATTTATTGTTGTTATACCTGGATAATTATAagattatttattttagttggaacatggagaactatcagaaaacagtacaaccacaacatcatatggctctgatcttagccaATTAATTAAACATGTGGTTGGCTAGTggccttaccgaaagggcaaggagaGGGAAGGTGTTGGGTATAGCCCGGTCCTCTTGGAGTAGCAGCCTTGCTAAGGTGCTGACTCATTAGGGAGGGTTATGGTCCTCGTTGCTACTGAAACTCTAGAGGGCTACTAGTTATCAatgtgtctttgtaaaggctttgTAGTGGAACCCCAGTCACTCACCAAAGGAAGCATTTAATGGCTTTGCAAACCTGGGCGACACGGGGAacacgagttgtgggtaaagtgtacaacctctgcagagtgtaaattggtatatcagccatgctcatGGTTATGtgggcttggaccctcacatgataattgaacttaaagatgaaAATAAATCTTGGTTACTTTGTTATTGGGATAATGTT
This portion of the Setaria viridis chromosome 7, Setaria_viridis_v4.0, whole genome shotgun sequence genome encodes:
- the LOC140223386 gene encoding uncharacterized protein, whose product is MEAESKMGAPDVEKQQPLLPVVAGEKVPSSGDTCGCDAFPRASPTATRTMALVVLVAGAAFAAQLAACEEYVLLAVFASQLASFCVFTSLLALCALPEGGGGVRGRRARWAARAAAQVLQWSLAMAVPTSMACWVVQSAPAPVGAGLVGLALAIVLACYAELVRALWPVQGPR
- the LOC117864756 gene encoding uncharacterized protein; protein product: MAPPTSPSAVAAAARAAPTPAAALALFKSALSANRALCPLAVLPHLAASPSLPHLLLAASAAARPHATSIRLYGRLKSLSVPIPVASLHPLLSSLPSAPAFALFADIYRLRLPLCTTTFNIMLRHLCATGKPVRALELLRQMSRPNAVTYNTVIAGFCARGRVQAALEVMREMRERGGIAPDKYTYATVISGWCKIGRIEDAAKVFDEMLAEGKVEPTAVMYNALIGAYCDRGKLDVALQYREDMVERGVAMTVATYNLLVHALFMVGRASDAYTVLEEMERNGLSPDVFTYNILINGYCKEGNDRKALEVFEGMSRKGVRATAVTYTSLIYALSRKGQVQEADRLFREAVKKGMRPDVVMYNALINSHCTGGDMDRAFEIMAEMEKKRIAPDDVTYNTLMRGLCLLGRLDEARGIIDKMTKEGIQPDLVSYNTLISGYSMKGDIKDALRVRDEMMNKGFNPTLLTYNALIQGLCKNGQGDDAENLMKEMVEKGITPDDSTYISLIEGLTTEDERTAAADAAEA